A single window of Mycobacterium sp. ITM-2016-00318 DNA harbors:
- a CDS encoding FAD-containing oxidoreductase, whose translation MATAPQRFDAIVIGAGQAGPPLAGRLTAAGRTVAVIERKLVGGTCVNYGCIPTKTLVASAHAAHVARRGVEYGIGTGDVSVNMTKVKARKDTVMTGDRTGLESWLEGMDNCTLIRGHARFEDPHTVRVGDQVLAADKIFLNVGGRAVAPDMPGLSDVDYLTNVGILDLDTLPEHLVIIGGSYIALEFAQMYRRFGAEVTVIEKGPRLTSREDKDVSAAIKEILENEGIAIELNASAVSFRKRDNGFEVTPREGADPIAGTHLLMAIGRRPNTDDLGLENAGVETDSRGNIIVDDECRTNVEHIWAMGDCNGRGAFTHTSYNDFEIVAANLLDDDPRKISDRVPTYALYIDPPLGRAGLTADQVSESGRKALVGKRPMTRVGRAVEKGETQGFMKVVVDAETEEILGAAILGVGGDEVIQDILDVMTAKLPYTAISRTMHIHPTVSELVPTMLQELTPLGRD comes from the coding sequence ATGGCTACTGCACCACAGAGATTCGATGCGATAGTCATCGGCGCAGGGCAGGCCGGACCGCCATTGGCCGGGCGGCTGACCGCCGCGGGTCGGACTGTCGCGGTGATCGAGCGAAAACTGGTCGGCGGCACGTGCGTGAACTACGGATGCATCCCGACCAAGACACTGGTAGCCAGCGCGCACGCGGCGCACGTCGCTCGCCGCGGCGTCGAATACGGTATCGGCACAGGCGATGTCAGCGTGAACATGACAAAGGTCAAGGCCCGCAAGGACACGGTGATGACCGGCGATCGCACAGGCCTCGAGTCGTGGCTGGAGGGCATGGACAATTGCACGCTCATCCGTGGTCATGCCCGCTTCGAGGACCCGCACACCGTGCGCGTCGGCGACCAGGTGCTGGCCGCCGACAAGATCTTCCTCAACGTCGGCGGCAGGGCGGTGGCGCCGGATATGCCGGGGCTCTCCGACGTCGACTACCTGACCAACGTCGGCATCCTCGACCTGGACACACTGCCGGAGCATCTCGTGATCATCGGCGGCAGCTACATCGCACTCGAATTCGCGCAGATGTACCGCAGGTTCGGTGCAGAGGTCACCGTCATCGAGAAGGGTCCGCGGCTGACCTCCCGCGAGGACAAGGACGTGTCGGCGGCCATCAAGGAGATTCTCGAGAACGAGGGCATCGCTATCGAACTCAATGCGTCGGCCGTCTCGTTCCGCAAGCGCGACAACGGCTTCGAGGTGACACCGCGCGAAGGCGCCGACCCTATCGCGGGCACCCACCTGCTGATGGCGATCGGCCGCAGGCCCAACACTGACGACCTGGGCCTGGAGAACGCGGGCGTGGAAACGGATTCGCGCGGCAACATCATCGTCGACGACGAGTGCCGGACCAACGTCGAACACATCTGGGCGATGGGCGACTGCAACGGACGCGGCGCGTTCACCCACACCTCGTACAACGACTTCGAGATCGTGGCCGCCAACCTGCTCGACGACGACCCGCGCAAGATCAGCGACCGCGTGCCCACCTATGCGCTCTACATCGATCCACCGCTCGGCCGGGCAGGGCTGACCGCCGATCAGGTGAGCGAGTCAGGCCGAAAAGCGTTGGTGGGCAAGCGGCCGATGACCAGGGTCGGCCGCGCCGTCGAGAAGGGGGAGACCCAGGGCTTCATGAAGGTCGTCGTCGACGCGGAGACCGAGGAGATTCTCGGCGCCGCGATCCTCGGCGTCGGTGGCGACGAGGTGATACAGGACATTCTCGACGTCATGACCGCCAAGCTGCCGTACACCGCGATATCCCGCACGATGCACATCCACCCGACCGTCAGCGAACTGGTGCCGACGATGCTTCAGGAGCTGACGCCGCTCGGCCGAGATTGA
- a CDS encoding DUF4126 family protein has protein sequence MTYFLVLLLALLIGAVAGLRALSAPAAVAWGGALGWISLDGTWAQWVAHPITVAVLTVLALGELVTDQLPSTPSRRVPMQFGARLATGAFSGAVLATGAVLNPTAWVVIGAIGAALIGAVIGTLGGAEARQKLVAATGGRDLPVALVEDAIAIVGGFAVVALASVI, from the coding sequence ATGACGTATTTTCTGGTGCTGCTGTTGGCCCTACTGATCGGTGCGGTCGCCGGTCTGCGCGCACTGTCCGCGCCCGCGGCGGTGGCCTGGGGCGGGGCGCTCGGCTGGATCAGCCTCGACGGCACATGGGCCCAATGGGTAGCGCATCCGATCACGGTGGCCGTACTGACCGTTCTGGCGCTGGGTGAACTTGTCACCGATCAGCTTCCCAGCACACCGAGCAGGCGGGTCCCGATGCAGTTCGGGGCGAGGCTGGCGACCGGCGCGTTCTCGGGTGCCGTGCTGGCTACCGGCGCCGTCCTCAACCCGACGGCGTGGGTCGTGATCGGTGCCATCGGGGCGGCGCTGATCGGCGCCGTGATCGGCACGCTCGGCGGCGCGGAGGCGCGGCAGAAGCTCGTCGCAGCCACCGGAGGACGCGATCTGCCGGTCGCGCTCGTCGAGGACGCCATCGCGATCGTCGGCGGATTTGCAGTAGTCGCGCTGGCGTCGGTCATCTGA
- a CDS encoding phosphoribosyl-ATP diphosphatase, translating into MEQSQAVKTFEELFAELSEKARTRPDGSGTVAALDGGVHGLGKKILEEAGEVWLAAEHEGDDALAEEISQLLYWTQVLMISRGLTLDDIYRKL; encoded by the coding sequence GTGGAACAATCGCAGGCCGTGAAGACCTTCGAGGAGCTGTTCGCCGAGCTCAGCGAGAAAGCGCGCACCAGGCCCGACGGCAGCGGCACGGTCGCCGCGCTCGACGGCGGCGTGCACGGGCTGGGCAAGAAGATCCTCGAGGAGGCCGGCGAGGTGTGGCTGGCCGCCGAACACGAGGGCGACGATGCCCTCGCCGAGGAGATCAGCCAGTTGCTGTACTGGACGCAGGTACTGATGATCTCGCGCGGCCTCACCCTCGACGACATCTACCGGAAGCTGTGA
- a CDS encoding DinB family protein, protein MTDDVVWQFDLVWTLAELHLSELTESDFFWEPTDLTWSVRPDDADVWHPDCAETEPDPVPVPTIDWLTWHIMWWWSTAVAHVTGATPPDRVDVTWPGNGAAAVTRLRDLAERWRATLTELTDDQRTEPSTFPWGADANRTIIHTALWVNVELTKNIAEIGQLRA, encoded by the coding sequence ATGACCGACGACGTCGTCTGGCAGTTCGACCTCGTGTGGACACTGGCCGAGTTGCACTTGTCCGAGCTGACTGAAAGCGATTTCTTCTGGGAGCCAACGGATTTGACATGGTCGGTGCGTCCCGATGACGCCGATGTCTGGCACCCCGACTGCGCCGAGACCGAACCCGATCCGGTGCCGGTACCGACGATCGACTGGCTGACCTGGCACATCATGTGGTGGTGGTCGACGGCCGTCGCTCACGTCACCGGCGCGACGCCGCCGGATCGCGTCGACGTCACCTGGCCAGGCAACGGTGCGGCGGCGGTGACCCGACTGCGCGACCTGGCTGAGCGGTGGCGTGCGACCCTGACCGAACTGACGGACGATCAACGCACGGAGCCATCGACTTTTCCGTGGGGCGCCGACGCGAACCGCACGATCATCCATACCGCGCTGTGGGTGAACGTCGAACTGACCAAGAACATCGCCGAAATCGGTCAACTGCGCGCCTGA
- a CDS encoding HAD family phosphatase, with protein sequence MKAVLWDMDGTLVDSEKVWDVSLAALYEKLGGELTPAVRASMIGSVAENTMKIVYTDLGLALDRDAMAESSRWLNDYTAELFDRGLPWCDGAKELLDALAADCTPMVLVTNTERALTERALNGIGREYFSATVCGDEVRRGKPAPDPYRLAAELLDLAPEDCLAVEDSVTGTTSAESAGCPVLVVPNDVEVPVGGSRHHVPSLAGLGPADLRDIHSRLISQFGERTA encoded by the coding sequence GTGAAGGCGGTGCTGTGGGACATGGACGGCACGCTTGTCGACTCCGAGAAGGTATGGGACGTCTCCCTTGCGGCGCTGTACGAGAAGCTCGGCGGTGAGCTGACGCCTGCCGTGCGCGCCTCGATGATCGGCAGCGTTGCGGAGAACACCATGAAGATCGTCTACACCGATCTCGGTCTCGCTCTCGATCGCGACGCGATGGCGGAGTCGAGCCGCTGGCTGAACGACTACACCGCCGAGCTGTTCGACCGCGGCCTGCCGTGGTGCGACGGCGCGAAGGAGTTGTTGGATGCGCTGGCCGCGGATTGCACTCCGATGGTCCTGGTGACCAACACGGAACGGGCCCTCACCGAGCGTGCGCTGAATGGGATTGGCCGCGAATACTTCTCGGCCACCGTCTGCGGCGACGAGGTGCGACGTGGCAAACCGGCGCCCGACCCGTACCGGCTTGCAGCCGAGTTGCTGGATCTGGCGCCGGAGGACTGCCTGGCCGTTGAGGATTCGGTCACCGGAACCACCTCGGCCGAGAGTGCCGGGTGCCCGGTTCTCGTGGTGCCCAACGACGTCGAGGTGCCCGTCGGCGGCAGTCGACACCATGTTCCTTCGCTGGCCGGGCTCGGCCCCGCCGACCTGCGTGACATCCATTCTCGGCTGATCTCGCAGTTCGGAGAACGCACCGCTTGA
- a CDS encoding thioesterase family protein — MSDSHYRRLGTDGEFQLFESTDLTRSNWDPQIQHGSPPLALMTKLIEELSANATSPAMRIGRVAMNILGAIPVAQVRVRAWVERRGSRISLLAAEMVAARPGGRDRAVARASAWLLATSDTAEVATDRFPPVVEGDADPVPHSWEGAAGYLEAISWRRQREQDNGSPVVWLSPLAHLVDDEDMTPTQRLALVVDCANGAGAAIDPADFVFMNTDTAMHVHRIPVGNDFALRTRGSIGPDGIGVTTAEIFDRHGFIGTCAQTLLVQRRK, encoded by the coding sequence ATGAGCGACAGTCACTACCGGCGGCTCGGCACCGATGGCGAATTTCAGCTTTTCGAGTCGACGGATCTCACCCGCAGCAACTGGGATCCGCAGATCCAGCACGGTTCGCCGCCGCTGGCGCTGATGACGAAACTGATCGAGGAACTCAGTGCGAACGCGACCTCCCCCGCGATGCGCATCGGCCGGGTGGCGATGAACATTCTCGGTGCGATTCCCGTCGCCCAGGTACGGGTTCGGGCTTGGGTGGAGCGTCGGGGCAGTCGCATCTCGCTGCTGGCGGCCGAGATGGTGGCCGCGCGACCCGGCGGTCGGGACCGGGCGGTCGCGCGCGCATCGGCATGGCTGTTGGCCACCAGTGACACCGCCGAGGTCGCGACCGACCGGTTTCCGCCGGTCGTCGAGGGCGACGCCGACCCCGTGCCGCACAGCTGGGAAGGCGCGGCCGGCTACCTGGAGGCGATCAGCTGGCGCAGGCAACGCGAGCAGGACAACGGGTCTCCCGTGGTGTGGCTCAGCCCGCTCGCACACCTCGTCGACGACGAGGACATGACACCGACGCAACGCCTCGCCCTTGTCGTCGACTGCGCCAACGGCGCAGGCGCGGCCATTGATCCGGCCGACTTCGTGTTCATGAACACCGACACCGCGATGCACGTGCACCGGATCCCCGTCGGCAATGACTTCGCGCTGCGCACGAGAGGCTCCATCGGGCCCGACGGCATCGGGGTGACCACCGCCGAGATCTTCGACCGGCACGGGTTCATCGGAACGTGTGCCCAGACGCTGCTGGTGCAACGGCGAAAATGA
- a CDS encoding sugar porter family MFS transporter, which produces MTHGPAGDSSSAVDYEESEHSGRVVRIASVAALGGLLFGYDSAVINGAVSAIEDEFGVGGFKLGFAVASALLGAAAGAVTAGRLADKIGRIAVMKIAALLFLISAIGAGLSYNFVGTNDDYYFGLPSGVWMLVVFRIIGGVGVGVASVIAPMYIAETSPPRIRGRLGSLQQLAIVTGIFLSLAIDKLLAELAGGSGEELWLGLEAWRWMFIVMSVPALVYGLLAFTIPESPRYLVAKFRIPEARKVLSLLLGEKSLELTISRIQESLKADKPPSWSDLRKPTGGIYGIVWVGLGLSVFQQFVGINVIFYYSNILWEKVGFDESQAFNITVITSVTNIATTLIAIALVDKVGRKPLLLVGSTGMALTLATMAIVFATAPIVDGEPQLGNVAGPVALIAANLFVVSFGMSWGPMVWVLLGEMFPNRIRAAALGLAAAGQWVANWLITVTFPGLRDHLGAAYGFYAVCAFLSFLFVWKWVEETKGKHLEDMHREAHVTTEAEAGSP; this is translated from the coding sequence ATGACTCACGGACCCGCCGGTGATTCTTCGTCAGCCGTGGACTATGAAGAATCCGAACACAGCGGTCGGGTCGTCCGAATTGCGTCCGTCGCGGCACTCGGCGGCTTGCTCTTCGGCTACGACAGCGCCGTCATCAATGGGGCCGTTTCGGCGATCGAGGACGAGTTCGGCGTCGGCGGTTTCAAGCTGGGCTTCGCAGTGGCCTCGGCGCTGCTCGGAGCGGCCGCGGGCGCCGTTACCGCGGGCAGGCTCGCCGACAAGATCGGCCGGATAGCCGTGATGAAGATCGCCGCTCTGCTGTTTCTGATCAGCGCGATCGGCGCCGGCCTGTCCTACAACTTCGTCGGCACCAACGACGACTACTACTTCGGACTGCCGAGCGGCGTCTGGATGCTGGTGGTGTTCCGGATCATCGGTGGCGTCGGCGTCGGCGTCGCCTCCGTCATCGCGCCGATGTACATCGCGGAGACCTCGCCGCCGCGGATCCGCGGGCGGCTCGGTTCGCTGCAGCAGCTGGCGATCGTGACGGGCATCTTCCTGTCGCTCGCGATCGACAAACTGCTGGCGGAATTGGCCGGTGGTTCCGGCGAAGAGTTGTGGCTGGGGCTGGAGGCCTGGCGCTGGATGTTCATCGTGATGTCGGTGCCGGCTCTGGTGTACGGCCTGCTGGCCTTCACCATTCCCGAGTCGCCGCGCTACCTCGTCGCCAAGTTCCGCATTCCCGAGGCCCGCAAGGTGCTGTCGCTACTGCTCGGCGAGAAGAGCCTCGAGCTGACGATCTCCCGGATCCAGGAATCGCTGAAGGCCGACAAGCCGCCGTCGTGGAGCGACCTGCGCAAGCCGACCGGTGGCATCTACGGAATCGTGTGGGTGGGGTTGGGACTGTCCGTGTTCCAGCAATTCGTCGGCATCAACGTGATCTTTTACTACTCCAACATCCTCTGGGAGAAAGTGGGATTCGACGAAAGCCAGGCGTTCAACATCACGGTGATCACGTCGGTGACCAATATCGCGACCACACTGATCGCGATCGCGCTGGTCGACAAGGTGGGCCGAAAGCCGCTGTTGCTGGTCGGCTCGACCGGTATGGCGCTCACACTGGCGACGATGGCCATTGTCTTCGCCACCGCCCCAATAGTCGACGGCGAGCCGCAACTCGGCAACGTGGCCGGGCCCGTCGCGCTGATCGCCGCCAACCTCTTCGTGGTGTCGTTCGGCATGTCGTGGGGGCCGATGGTCTGGGTGTTGCTGGGCGAGATGTTCCCCAACCGCATCCGGGCAGCCGCCCTCGGCCTTGCCGCGGCGGGTCAGTGGGTGGCCAACTGGTTGATCACCGTGACCTTCCCTGGGTTGCGCGATCACCTGGGCGCCGCATACGGCTTCTATGCGGTATGCGCGTTCTTGTCGTTCCTGTTCGTCTGGAAGTGGGTGGAGGAAACCAAGGGCAAACACCTCGAGGACATGCACCGCGAGGCTCACGTAACTACCGAGGCCGAGGCCGGCTCGCCGTAA
- a CDS encoding tRNA (adenine-N1)-methyltransferase: MPRTGPFAVGDRVQLTDVRGRHYTVVLTAGGEFHTHRGAIEHDALIGLPEGSVVKSANGDPFLALRPLLVDYVMSMPRGAQVIYPKDAAQIVHEGDIFPGARVLEAGAGSGAMTCSLLRAVGPEGRVVSYDLRDDHAVHASRNVETFFGGLPDNWDLVIGDITEYAGPEVDRVVLDMLAPWEVLPKVAEALLAGGVLIVYVATVTQLSRVVEALREQQCWTEPRAWETMQRGWHVVGLAVRPQQSMRGHTAFLISARKLAPGAVAPMPVRRRKQT, translated from the coding sequence GTGCCAAGAACCGGTCCGTTCGCCGTCGGCGATCGCGTGCAACTCACCGACGTGCGGGGCAGGCACTACACCGTGGTGCTGACCGCCGGTGGCGAATTCCACACCCACCGCGGTGCGATCGAGCACGACGCGCTGATCGGACTGCCCGAGGGCAGTGTGGTCAAGTCGGCCAACGGCGACCCGTTTCTGGCGCTGCGCCCCCTGCTGGTGGATTACGTGATGTCGATGCCCCGCGGCGCCCAGGTCATCTACCCCAAGGATGCGGCCCAGATAGTGCACGAGGGGGACATCTTTCCCGGCGCACGGGTGCTGGAGGCGGGCGCAGGCTCGGGCGCTATGACCTGTTCGTTGCTGCGCGCCGTCGGCCCCGAGGGCCGGGTGGTGTCCTACGACCTTCGCGACGATCACGCGGTGCACGCGTCACGCAATGTCGAGACGTTCTTCGGCGGCCTGCCCGACAACTGGGATCTGGTCATCGGTGACATCACCGAATACGCCGGACCCGAGGTGGACCGCGTGGTGCTGGACATGCTTGCGCCGTGGGAGGTGCTTCCCAAGGTCGCCGAGGCGCTCCTCGCCGGCGGGGTTCTGATCGTCTACGTGGCGACGGTGACCCAACTGTCCCGGGTCGTCGAGGCCCTGCGCGAGCAGCAGTGCTGGACCGAGCCGCGGGCCTGGGAGACGATGCAGCGCGGCTGGCACGTGGTGGGCCTGGCCGTCCGGCCGCAACAGAGCATGCGCGGCCACACGGCTTTCCTGATCAGCGCGCGAAAGCTCGCGCCAGGGGCCGTCGCGCCGATGCCTGTGCGCCGCAGGAAACAGACTTAG
- the hisG gene encoding ATP phosphoribosyltransferase, whose translation MLRVAVPNKGTLSEPAAEILSEAGYRRRTDPKDLTVIDPVNNVEFFFLRPKDIAIYVGSGQLDFGITGRDLAAESDAPVRERLALGFGSSTFRYAAPKGRDWTVGDLAGKRIATAFPNLVRKDLAANAIEATVIRLDGAVEISVALGVADAIADVVGSGRTLGLHDLVAFGEPLCDSEAVLIENTDAGDDNASARDQLAARVQGVVFGQQYLMLDYDCPRTVLEAATAVTPGLESPTIAPLADPAWVAVRALVPRRDVNAIMDKIAAIGAKAILASDVRFCRF comes from the coding sequence GTGCTGCGCGTTGCGGTCCCGAACAAGGGCACGTTGAGCGAGCCGGCCGCCGAAATTCTCTCGGAGGCGGGCTACCGACGCCGCACCGATCCCAAGGACCTGACCGTCATCGACCCGGTCAACAATGTCGAGTTCTTCTTCCTGCGGCCCAAGGACATCGCGATCTACGTCGGCTCGGGGCAGCTCGATTTCGGCATCACCGGACGCGATTTGGCCGCGGAGTCCGACGCGCCCGTTCGGGAGCGGCTGGCGCTTGGCTTCGGCTCGTCGACGTTCCGCTACGCCGCTCCCAAAGGCCGGGACTGGACCGTCGGCGACCTCGCCGGAAAAAGAATCGCCACCGCGTTCCCGAATCTGGTGCGGAAAGACCTGGCAGCCAACGCCATCGAGGCGACCGTCATTCGCCTCGATGGCGCCGTCGAGATCTCGGTAGCGCTCGGCGTTGCCGACGCCATCGCCGACGTGGTCGGCTCGGGCCGCACGCTGGGGCTGCACGATCTCGTCGCCTTCGGTGAACCGCTGTGTGATTCGGAGGCGGTGCTGATCGAGAACACCGATGCCGGCGACGACAACGCCTCCGCCCGTGACCAGTTGGCCGCGCGCGTGCAGGGTGTGGTGTTCGGCCAGCAGTACCTGATGCTGGATTACGACTGCCCGCGCACCGTGCTTGAGGCGGCCACCGCCGTCACCCCGGGATTGGAGTCGCCCACCATCGCTCCACTCGCCGATCCGGCGTGGGTGGCCGTGCGAGCGCTGGTCCCACGGCGCGACGTCAACGCGATCATGGACAAGATCGCGGCCATCGGCGCCAAGGCGATCCTGGCGTCCGACGTCAGGTTCTGCCGCTTCTGA
- a CDS encoding DUF503 domain-containing protein, with amino-acid sequence MWIGWLEFDLLLGDVHSLKQKRSAIRPVIAELHRRFAVSAAETGSQHLHRRAGIGLALVSSDRTHVVEVLDAAERLVAARPEMELLSVRRGLRRSDDD; translated from the coding sequence ATGTGGATCGGCTGGCTCGAGTTCGACCTGCTCCTCGGTGACGTGCATTCGCTCAAACAGAAGCGCTCCGCCATCCGCCCCGTGATCGCCGAACTGCACCGTCGGTTCGCCGTCTCCGCCGCCGAGACCGGATCCCAGCATTTGCACAGGCGTGCCGGTATCGGGCTGGCCTTGGTGTCGAGCGACCGCACACACGTGGTGGAGGTGCTCGACGCCGCCGAGCGCCTTGTCGCCGCACGACCGGAGATGGAATTGCTGTCGGTCCGCCGCGGCCTGCGGCGCAGCGACGACGACTAA
- a CDS encoding RecB family exonuclease has translation MDQQEVPSRPAERRKPALSPSRASDFKQCPLLYRFRAIDRLPEPPSTAQLRGSVVHAALEQLYALPAADRVPEAARSLVAPAWDRIVAESPDLAGDIDPAVREELLEEARALLSGYYRLEDPTRFDPESCEQRVEVELADGTLLRGFVDRIDVAPTGELRVVDYKTGKAPPEARALAEFKAMFQMKFYAVALLRSRGVLPARLRLLYLADGQVLDYSPDLDELERFEKTLIAIWEAIQSAGATGDFRPHPSRMCDWCAHHAHCPVFGGTPPPYPGWPAHPAEGGEDAVLFSAEPAA, from the coding sequence ATGGACCAGCAGGAGGTCCCGTCGCGACCGGCGGAGCGCCGAAAGCCCGCGCTGTCGCCGTCTCGGGCCAGCGACTTCAAACAGTGCCCGTTGCTCTACCGGTTCCGCGCCATCGACCGGCTGCCTGAGCCGCCGTCGACGGCTCAGCTGCGCGGCTCGGTGGTGCATGCCGCGCTCGAACAGCTCTACGCGCTTCCAGCGGCGGACCGCGTCCCGGAGGCCGCGAGGTCGTTGGTCGCCCCCGCGTGGGATCGCATCGTCGCCGAGTCGCCCGACCTCGCCGGCGACATCGATCCGGCTGTCCGGGAGGAGCTGCTCGAAGAGGCCAGGGCGCTGTTGTCGGGGTACTACCGGCTCGAGGATCCGACCCGGTTCGACCCCGAGAGCTGCGAACAGCGCGTCGAGGTCGAACTCGCCGACGGAACGCTGCTGCGCGGATTCGTCGACCGCATCGACGTCGCGCCCACCGGTGAGCTGAGGGTCGTCGACTACAAGACGGGCAAGGCGCCGCCGGAGGCGCGGGCGCTGGCCGAGTTCAAGGCGATGTTCCAGATGAAATTTTATGCCGTCGCGCTGTTGCGGTCGCGCGGCGTGTTGCCCGCACGGCTTCGGCTGCTGTATCTGGCCGACGGTCAGGTGCTCGACTACTCCCCCGACCTCGACGAGCTCGAGCGGTTCGAGAAGACGTTGATCGCGATCTGGGAGGCCATCCAATCCGCGGGAGCGACAGGCGATTTCCGGCCACACCCGTCGCGGATGTGCGACTGGTGTGCACACCACGCGCACTGCCCGGTGTTCGGCGGCACGCCACCGCCCTATCCGGGTTGGCCGGCGCATCCCGCTGAGGGCGGCGAGGACGCGGTGCTGTTTTCCGCTGAGCCCGCTGCGTGA